The genomic window CATGGAAAAACCTACCGGCGTGTCGACACAGCGCGACATTACACCATACACGCTGCCCTTCAGGGCGTTTGTTGTAGCGGCGCACATGGTGCCTTCGGCAACCTCCACAACCGGGCAGAAGTCCATCAGGGGATCCGGGCCACCCAGCCTCGGGTCGCTGAAGTATTGAAAATAGGTCGGCAGGTTCGACTTGTGAGAGGTAAGGATGCACCTCCCGACGCCTAGGCGATCAGACGTGCAACTCCACGGAGCGTCGGGGGCATCGCAAAACATGCCAGGAATCTGTGAAGTACTGTTGGTGACGCACTGATCGGAGCTCAGTTTGCAACCCGCATCGTGACCGTACGCCATCGGCTCCGCCTTGGCGTAGTTACCCTGGTAGTAGCCCGTGTCCTCCATGGCGGCAATGGTGAGCGCCGAGTAGATGCCAACGCCGCTGAAGCCCGCCATCAGCTCGTCTTTGGCGTTGCGGCGCTTCCAGTGTGAGGAAGCGTCGTCGATGTCACCCGTGTCTTCCAGCTCCATGAAAGCCTGCGTTTTGCAGCCGTAATGTTGCTGCGCCTTGGCAACCACCTTCTCACTGCAAATGACAGGTGAGGGGCCCTTGCTTCGAAAGGACGCCATCGCTAACATGTTCCGTTCCTGAAAAACTGACCTCGAGAAGCCGAGTGCGTGCAACACCTCGTGCGCGATGACGCGCACGGTCTTCGGGTCGGCGGCGATGTACTTGGGTGAGATGTTCACCACGCCCACGGACGGGCGGCCATTGTCGAAGTTCTGACACTTCAGCGCCCACGCGATGACGCTGCCAGATGTTGGCGCAGCAGACATGTACAGAACAAAGTCGGCGTCCTTTACGCCAGTCTTCATGTGCTCTTCGCGTATGCTGAACTGACCGCAGACGCGGTCTTTCTGGATGGAGGAGTCAACAACGATGTTGCCATTCACCCGCTGCACGTTCAGCCGCTCTTGGTGTAGCTGTACTGCGGATGGAATCAGCAGTTCCAACAGGACCCGTTTCTTTGCTCTCGTGAGAACTTCCGCTGCGCTGCAAGTAactctgctgccgcggaaGTTGGGCCGACTCTGGCCCGAAGCGGTGCAGTGCTGGCTGCTGTTCGAGATGTCATCTGTGAAGACGGCAATACGGATGGGCTGCAAGGCCCCCGTTGCGGCAGCCGCAACCACAAGCTCCCCGGTAGGCAGTTCTACACGGCTTATCCCACTCACGCGGGTGCCGATcgtgtgcgcctccagctcgtcAAACCCGCAGCGCGGCTCCTCTGAGTCGGCTCGCTCCGGGTGCCCCTGCGCCGCGCCAGGGCCGACAACACAACACACCAACGCAAAGGCCACCGCGATCCCCAACAGCGTGCGGCACATTGGCGAAAAGTGAGGACGGCAACGAGACtaggtgcgtgtgcgcgtgcggagAGGGCGAGCTGTTGTATGGGTTCGTGTGGCACAGCTGTGTCTGTGATCCACGGAGAAGTGTGCACCGTGCAAAGAACGCCGAGCAACGTCACTCCACAGCTGTTAGGCCGGCCTGAAAGCCATGCAGTGGAAGATCACGGGAAACGTAAAGGGGGTCGTGGTACTCGCGTGTCTCACGGAAAGGGAGCCCGAGAGCACggtggagagggcggcggaCCTGGGCGGGTATGGGGATACAGGTGTGCCTACGCGAGTCTGTAGgtgccggtgtgtgtgtgtgtgtgtgtgtgtgtgtgtgtgtgtgtgggataGCGCCGACTGGTGTGGCGTTATGAAAGCCGGGGATAATAACAGAAAAGAAGAGGCGCACAGCCGAAGCAGAGCATTCACAGAGGAACAGGAGTACACTCTAGACAGGCACACGCTCTGCGTCAGCGCCTCGTTGCAGCGTGATGGCGAgcgctgaaggaggcgagCGAACAGGCGAAGCCTTGGCGATGCAAcacggaaaaaaaagatacgaaaacaaaaagcaaGTAGCAGTTATCACAAGAGGATAAGACGTCGGAGCCGTTCAATGAGGGCGAGCCCACACCATAATAATAGCACAAGGAGCGGGACGCTGGCGTATCACTTCGAGGCTGAAGGATCGTGGAAGCAGGGCAGAGCagtgtgtatgcgcgtgtgcctatgcatgtgtgtgtgtgtcttgtcTAGGATGATGGACACCTCGCAGCCAGAgacgggggtgggtggtgcaCGGTTGCGTGAAAAAGAGCGAGGAAGGGAGTAAATTGGTGGAGAGAAGATAGTGGTGCACACAGGGTAGGATCCATCAATGAATAGagggcgccgctgcacctggtACCAGTGCGCGAGGGAAGGAGATCGCAGAGGGGCTCTGATGGCAAGCAGAGGTCATCCTGGGCTCAGGCACCAACAACGATTCGTGAAGGCTGCTGAAAGCACCTCCACGCTTGCCGCTGACGCGCCTCCTCACGCACTGCAGAGGAGCCGAATGGATGCGGCCGAGCCGGCCGGCACGCGCGTAGCGCGCCGAGCTCACAACTCGCATGATCCCCTATTTCAGTAcgagcagcgtcgtcgtGACCGTCCTCCACCTCGTAGAGCAGGAGGGAGCGGAGAAGAAGCACGCGATAGCTTGGCagccccctcttctcccgaACCGAGCGGGGTGACGGTGGCAATGCTTGGTAGTGCACAGCGCCTGCCCTCCTTTTGCACGCCTCTCCCCCGATTCCAGAGAAACGTtgcaccgacacacgcgcatgaaAGTGTGCGGGCCAGTCGTTTTGTCTTGTGCAGCCGGTATAGCGATGCGTTCTGAGCGTTCTTCGTTCCTTTTGGggtgaaggggagggagggagggaggatgcACGCTGTGACGCCACGCAGCGCTCTGCGGGGAGTAGGTGGAAGGGGGTGGGACAGAAGGGACGTGCCACTTGGCGCCAAAGAAGGACAAAGAGACAAGCACAGCGAGAAAAGGGCGCCAAGCGACAACGCAGGAGGGAGAGTCACATACATCAAGGGCATACATCGACTTTTACACGCAACGCACGTGCAAACAAGATGGAAGGCatagagagaaagagcgagagagagagagagagacaaaagTGTCCGTGTAAACCAGCGGCATACAGAGACCGAGCGCCACTGTTGCGGGgtgaaaagaaaaagacggAAGAAGAGAACGAGAtggcgcagacacgcacacacgcggggGAAAGAAAAAGTGGTCATGCGCGCATGGCAGAGAGGGGATCTTCGCATCCCCTTTGAGGTGAATTCGCTTGTCGGCCATGTCAGATGCGGGCAGAcggctcccccccccctctcgctGTGAGGGCACCGACGCTCAAAGCACCAACCGACTCTTTCTGCGGCCTCCCccggcgtgcagctgctgcgcgctcaGCACGCTCGCCCCGCCCAGAAGCGGCTGAGGAGGTGCTAGTGAGGGTCCAGGTATCTTCCGGGAGGATGTGGACGCGCTGTTGCCCGCGCCGCATGCCTCCAGCGAGCCCCGTatcggcagcgacggagtTTCGCAGACGCTCCTCACATCATCCTCGTTGAGCGCCGGTACGCCCTTTGGCACGGCAGCAAACAACGATGGGGCGACGCCGTGCCTCGTTGTCCTCGCGGTGATGTCCACCGCTTCCGTCTTCGCAGCAGAGCCCTTTCCTTCGAAGGGAGCTGACAAGCCATCGCTGTCTCCGTCGAGGCCTCGAAAAGGAGTAGAGTTGCCGGGCATGTTACTTGACATCATAGCcgtcgtgccgctgcgggcgGAAGACCAGGTAGCGGTGCAAGGCACCTCGTCCTGAGGCCGCTGGTCGGTGCGCCGGCTTGCTGATGGAGTGCCCATCAGCACTACAGTTTCCAAGTCGTCCGGCATGGTAATCGGGGGAGTGGTGGAGAGCGGGGTTGTATTCTCGTGCCTGCGACGCCCCCCTCGTGGGCCGCAAGCGGCCGAGTCAGCAAACAACTCCTCACTCAGCGAGAGCTCGATAGGAATGTCGGAAAGAcggcgctgttgccgctTGCCAGACAGTGACACGATTGGCGACTCCATCGAGACCCGCCGAGCATCAGCGTCGCTGCGTTTCTGCGGGTTGGGCGACAGAGTCGGCGACCGAGCAGAGCCCTTTGCGACAAGAGGTGAGTGCGCGGAAAAGGCGCTGCTTCCGAACACAGGATCAGGTCCGAGGGAGGCGTATGCCTGAACCGAGCATGCACCcacagcggtggtggggtggTGATGACGCAACAGCGCTGGAGCGAGTCGGCACGTTGGGGGCGAGTCCACAGAGTTAGAAGGAGCCGTGAAAGACATCCCCGTGCTAGCGGAGGTCTTTGCATGGCAGCCGCTCGTCGACAGCTCGCGGAGCTCACCCTCTCCCTGAACGGCGAACGAGGAAGGGTGGATGGTCGCCAGCTTCAagggcgacgaggcggtgcgAGCAGATCGGAAAATGAGACTgggtgctgcgcggctgctgccgactGTAGTGGCGTTCGCgctgtgtgtgctggtgttCCCGGAAAGCGAGTTCACATCCGTGCGAGGGGGGCGGCCGCCGGTACTGCCGCACGGGTGCGGTGGTCGTTGAAGGTTTTGCTGCCGTCCATGATCCTCTAAttcgctgctggcggcgcctTCGACGAATGCCGAGGTTTCACCAGAAGCTGCGGTGCCTCGCTTCGCAgccgaggcgcgcgagcTCGCCGTCCCTGAGCACTGCCTTCTTGTTTCTCCCAGCGTTAGCAAGGAGGTGGAgttgcctccgccgcggtgcCCGTCCGGTTGTACATCATTATCTAGCATCTCAGGTGGCTGAGACGCCCGCACCAGGTGATCCGCGCGGGCAATGGCAGAGGCTCTTGTATCTCCTTCGTTTCTGCCGCgagcgcctccaccagcgtcGGTTTTGGATTCAGCGTGCCTTGGCGTGTGAGAGACAGGCGCAGCGACGACCGGCGCTAGCACCTCCACAGCGCTGGGTGTGCCCACCAAGAATCCGAGACTTTCGATCTCCTGCAACAACGTGACGCGCTCCGGGGCCGGCAACGGCCGAACCTCACGTGGCACATTAGGCGACACAAAGCGCGAGAGACCACGCTTCttgccgccaccgacgcGCGCGTCGCTCACCGagagcgacgccgacgcctcTGGAGAGCTGCGGACGAAAAGAGGCTTCGTCAGCGCCGGGCTGTGGAGGGTACCGTTTGCGATACCAGCGCGGGCAGTCggtgtgctggtgcggcgACCCGGCTGCTGAGGTGGACGCGATTTGGCCGTGCTCCGTCGCCTCAGCGACGACACTTCTACTGGCTCCTGTGCAGTCGCGCGACACGAGCTGCCAGGAGTCGTCGCGTTAACACAGGATGGGGCGGCTGGAACCACGTGCAGCCCATGTCCATCGATCCTCCTGCCCACGCTGGAGTGCCGCTCTTTCGTCGCAGAGCCCAGCCCGCCAGTGCAGCCAGGATCGCCGCGTGCACTCCGCAGCGCGTTGAACGTCAtagagctgctgctgcacgtgtgtgcgccctTCGAGTTGGCTGCGGCTCTCTTTTCGACACTTCCTCTGCTGTCCTGACAGCGGGGCGAGCTCGCCGGTCCACTGGGGCGCCGCCGTTTTTCTGTGTGGTCCTCCGGCACCGACTGCATCAGATCATATTTAGAGGTGGACTGTACTTCGGCGGGTGCCAGCGCCTTTGACCGACTCGTGGGGATCGACTTGAAAGAGTACGACTTTGCCAGCAGGGAGGGCGGTGACGCGGTGCGACATGCGCTCGCCGCACTGATTTTGCTCGATGACAGCCGGGAGTTCaccacgctgccgctgcgcctctgtgccGTTCGTCGAGACtgcagcacagagagagaggcaggaaCGTCCATGCCACttgccgcggtggcggacaccgccccaccagcaccactgGCTTCCTGCGCAGCCGTATTCGTTCGTGAGGAGTCGCTTCCCCTCAGCGCCGTGACGCTCCCGCCGCTCTCTAGGCTGGATGTGCGGTGTCGAAGTTGCCGCGCATCTCGCGGGCTGTGTTGGCGTTGCCGTGACTGGAACAGggaggtggagctgcagTCATAACTGTGCATGGATGCGTCGCGCTGAATGGCACGCGTGTTCGCGCCTTCGGAGGCTGCCTGTCGACGCAGCACAGGTTGGTCATCGTTGTTGTCCTCCTCTGGTGCCAGCTGTCGTGGTGTTGAGTTGCTACCCTCGGCAGCCCTGTTacacgctgccgcagcggcatggTGACCGTCCGTCTCGGTTGGCTTTGGCGACTCCGGGTGGAGTGATACAAGCACGCTAGACAACCCTGGGAACGAAACGTGGTCCTTCGCTGCCGTAACGTCAGTGGGCGGATCGACTTCAGCTGAGGTGTCCGATGCAGTCCACAGCGAGAGGCTCGACGAGTCACTGGCCGAGGAATTGCTGCCGGCTACGCCACAAGGCGCGCGCGATCCGGGCGAAGAAGACGACGCCCCCCACGCGACGGTCGTCACGCGAGGCGAGCGCTCAGCGCCACAAGGCATCTGCAGAgggccaccgccgtcgtcgtccgccCCCGCGCCCACCCTGTCTACCAGGGAGAACggcacctccaccagcggtggtgccgcagctaCTAGGCAAGGTGagctgccgccacctgcgGCATCCGACGTAGAGAGGAAGGGTGAAGTGCAGTCGACggcaccggtggcggtgaggggagggagaggcgctTGGCGTGACGCGGCCGTCGTTAGGGGCATCAGCATCGACTCCGCTGTTTCCGCAGTGGTCGGTCGCATGTCTGCTGCCTCATCGCAGGCGCCATTACTGTTGCAAACTCTACGAGCCCCATTCGCAGTTGCATCGAACCTCCCCCGCACGCTGTCAAAGTAGGGGTGTCCAAGTGCCTCCTCGACGGTGAtgcgctccgccgcgtcgaTGCGCAGAAGTCCATGGAGTAGGTTCAAGCCAGCCTTCGCAATGCGCCCTCCATAACGCTCGGTCAAATAGGAGCTCGTGCTCTGCTTCGACTCTGTGCGCTTCTGCGCCGCATCCCTTACGTCGCTTGCTCGCCGTGACTTCTGCTGCATCGACTTGGTGCGCAgttgctgcggtggcgctgcaaGCGGGTTCAAGgagcgcaggcgcagcatgCCACCGTTCTGCttccgcaccgccgcctcgtaTGCCGCTGGGAAATCCCCGATGCGGGTCTGAATAAGCGAGAGCTGCTCCAGTTCCGTCTTGCCTGGCAACAACGGCTCACCGTCGATGGCCTCCGCCATGATGGCTCCCACAGCCCACATATCCACAGCGTAGGTATAGCTGGACATCCCCAGGAGCATCTCCGGACTTCGGTACCACCGCGTCGCCACGTAGTTCGTCATGATCGCCTGATGATCAGCGAGGACAAGCTCGCTAAGCATAGCCGAATTTTCTGATGAGACAGAGGCGGCGTTGCACATTTGCGGCGCGTTATTGGGTGGCGGCAAGGGGCGAAGTCCAAAGCTGCCACTCTCGACCATCGGTGAAGCCGATGAGCCGATGTCGTGCGAGGAGATGGAGAGCTGGTGTGATGATGGCGGTGCCTGCGGCTGGAGCTGCCGAGGAAGTGGCCGGCAAAACCCAAAGTCGCACAAGGAggctgcgccgtcgtcgcgcacCAAGATGTTCTCCGGCTTCACATCACGGTGAATGATTCCGTTGCGATGACAGGAGCGAATACCCAAGAGAATGGTGAAGAGAAGCACCACCAACGAGTCCTCGGGCAGGCcgtgctgcacctcctccagaACGTCTAGGAGGCTGCGCGGTATGTACTCCATGACAAGGTACACGCGGTTCTTCTGCTTGAACGTttcgagcagctgcgtcacGTTGGGCTCGCTcttgagcagctgctcgacgcGCAGTTCGCGCAGCATTGCGACCCGAACGTACGCGTTCGTCTGAAAATTCTTGAACTGCTTCACCGCCACTATCCGATTGGTCCGCTTATCGCGGCACTTGAAGACAACCCCGTAGGTGCCCTCGCCGATGACCTCGAGTACGTCGTAGTTGTCCATCCTGCGAGTGCAGTGCGTAGGCGCTTGAGGCTTCGCTTCTTCCAGATAGTGCGATGCGCGATACGCACACCGAAGGGGAAAGGAACAGcacgagaggggaggggtcaagcaagcaagcacacGAGAAAAAGTGATACTAATAAAAAAGAAAGCTAGGAAAGATGTAAAGAGGGTCACCAATACAAACCTGGGCGATgttgtgtatgcgtgtgtgtgcgtgtgtgtctgccgaCGCTACGAAAAGATCTGATTTTCTTTCGCGACAGAGATTTTCTCGCCTGCCTCCCCGTCTACCTCGACTTACTTCTAAAGAAGCACGAACAcagaagaagaaaaacaaaaaaaaaaactgagAGCAATCGAACCGCAGAAGGCTGCACGAGTGCGCACAGCACACGGCACACAGgtaaagagggagggggagggggagaggggcagccAACGCGAAAGCAATAACCAAAGAAAGACAAGCGTTTGTTCGTTCCTTCCCTTCAAAGCAAACGATGTAGAAACATACAGCTACGGAGAACGGCGGAGGTGTGTTGTGCTGTGCTGTGCTGTaagtgcgtgtgtatgtgtgtgtgggggggcgGTCTCAGAACCCAGTGACGCACAGAGCTGaacaggcacgcacacacgcacaggcaaAGAGAAAATATTAGAtgtgatgatgatgagcacacacacacaagtcCCAAGGACTTTCGAATGACTCGAGGGAGTCagagggaggcagcggtggtggtgaagagAAATAAAAGAGTGAGCTGTTGGTTTTGGCGAAGGGGGATGATCGGCACTGTCAACACAAGGGCAACAAACACGAAAGAAGTCAAGAAGGGAAAGAAGGAAtaaacgaaaaaaaaagggggaggaggaggaagacacCCGCAAAAGCAGCGACGAGAGAACAGAAGCAGATAAACAAATGgaaacacaaaaacaaagagaagagcggaaagggaaggggcaacgcgcacagccgcacgCGGCCCACACAAGAGACTCCCGAAACGCCAGACagccaaacacacacacacacacacagagcgagagagagagagagaaagcagccCGAGAGACGCGCGACTGTGTGAAACAAAAAGACGTAAGGGAGGATAGAGGGGTGAAATATCAACAGTGGGCAACAGAAAAGGCGAGCAAGGCAacggaaagggagagagacgcacgcacgacaCTGAAAGGAAAGAAGACGTTCATGTCAGTCACCGCGTTGGGGTTCGTGACGGTCTCTACACGTCGATGTGCACACGATGCTGGCGTGAAAATCGGTGTTTTAGTGGCGACGGAAAGCAAAGTGCAAGTGAGATGGTGTGAGTCCGTGTGCACTTTCCAATAGATGTTGCGGGTGAAGAAGGAATCGAAAGACGAGACGAGAGCAAAAACGAAAAATAGAAAAGGGGATgcaagagacagagaaaggaaGGAAGCAGAGATGCAATGAaggcgaaaagaaaaaaaaacagagaggcacacagagagggaaaaagatgcacacacacacacacacacacacacacacatgaggTATCACAAGAGGTGCGATATCACACCAAACCGACGTCGAGAAGAAAGCGTGATGCCCGAAACCAAGCAAGCATGCAGGCATATAtgtctatatatatatatatatgtatgtatatatacacacaaaGATACAGCCCACAAGCACACCACGCaccaaaaacaaaaaacgcaCCTGTCAACACTCTCGTGCAGGTGCTCAGCTGTCCGTTCGTTGCTGTGGCGGTGGTTCAATGAGATAACCTCACCTTGTACCGCCCAACGATAAAAAAACAGAGAGCGCAGGGTTGTCCAGGCAAGAAGGGTGGAGCACACGAAACAGCTCAAAAAAGGGGCATCAAAGGGAAAAGACCGGGGCGGGTTAACCCTGGCTGGGaagggagacggagagaggcTCTTGCTTCTCTACAACTCCTCTTAGCTTTTGGTTGACTTTCACCAGCTCTCGTTATGTATTTAAATAAGGGTGAGACTCTGCCTGCGCGTCTATCCGCCTGTGCTCGTCGCCTCGATCCTGTGTATGCCTTCGACCGAAGTGTGCGTCAGCGTGTCAGAGATATAAGCGTACCTATCTTTTGCTCACCCACTCCGTATGTGATGTGGTGAacgagaaaacaaaaggtAGTCTAAATTTTTGTCTTCCGTATTGGCGACCTCTTAAGCCCTGCACAAGCGGGGCCGGCACCGTTTTGTGTGAAGGTCACCGACGCCCGTACCGCGTCTGcttgtgcctgtgcgtgttcCTGTGCCTGTGTTTTTGTATGCGTGGTTGTGTGCCAGATGCGCCTGCTCGCTCGTGGACTGCGTCTTCGAGCAGGCGCACAATCACAATCGCCTTGTGCGTGTAGAGGTTGCGTTAAGAGTGATGGGGGCGTGAGCAAGTTTGGTGGGTGAAGAAGTGGTGGAAGACAGTGTGCCTCCGCGCGTGCCTCTGTGCAGCGTACGCTACCACACTTGTCGGAAAAACGGGGGCGAAAACAAACTGAGACGACACAGAAGAGAAAACAGAAGCAGTATTATATGCGTGCAAAACAGGGCGCTGGCGGTTGTGTACTGCGGGTGATGTCGGGACCGAGTGCCTGCAGCAGTGgaacggcgacagcgactATAGAgtacacacacgctcgcaGCCGCCGTAAAATACGAAAAGCACAATGGGTGGCCGTCAGCAGGgaagaagggaaggaggaaggcgTCTGTGTGGAAAGCTTCCCTGATCCCTTCTCCAGAGAatgaaaagaaaacaagagagaCTGTGTGTCAGTGTTCGTGCGCGTGCAGTTGCAGGACCGGGAAACGAAGATAgagcagggagagggagagagagagggaaagactCTGGAAAATAGGAAGACGATACATTTAAGGGCGAagtcgcgcgcgtgcgcacacatacgccaTGGACGGGCGCGACGACACTCGTGCGCAGACGTGCATCCAAGCGAAAGTAGAATGAGGAGATCACACGCTCTCACAACTTCTTGTTCCTTGTGGTGCCGTACCTGAGCTCCCGGGGCTTGACGCCACCTCAGGAATgtgagaaaaaaaaaagaaa from Leishmania major strain Friedlin complete genome, chromosome 28 includes these protein-coding regions:
- a CDS encoding putative mitogen-activated protein kinase, which translates into the protein MDNYDVLEVIGEGTYGVVFKCRDKRTNRIVAVKQFKNFQTNAYVRVAMLRELRVEQLLKSEPNVTQLLETFKQKNRVYLVMEYIPRSLLDVLEEVQHGLPEDSLVVLLFTILLGIRSCHRNGIIHRDVKPENILVRDDGAASLCDFGFCRPLPRQLQPQAPPSSHQLSISSHDIGSSASPMVESGSFGLRPLPPPNNAPQMCNAASVSSENSAMLSELVLADHQAIMTNYVATRWYRSPEMLLGMSSYTYAVDMWAVGAIMAEAIDGEPLLPGKTELEQLSLIQTRIGDFPAAYEAAVRKQNGGMLRLRSLNPLAAPPQQLRTKSMQQKSRRASDVRDAAQKRTESKQSTSSYLTERYGGRIAKAGLNLLHGLLRIDAAERITVEEALGHPYFDSVRGRFDATANGARRVCNSNGACDEAADMRPTTAETAESMLMPLTTAASRQAPLPPLTATGAVDCTSPFLSTSDAAGGGSSPCLVAAAPPLVEVPFSLVDRVGAGADDDGGGPLQMPCGAERSPRVTTVAWGASSSSPGSRAPCGVAGSNSSASDSSSLSLWTASDTSAEVDPPTDVTAAKDHVSFPGLSSVLVSLHPESPKPTETDGHHAAAAACNRAAEGSNSTPRQLAPEEDNNDDQPVLRRQAASEGANTRAIQRDASMHSYDCSSTSLFQSRQRQHSPRDARQLRHRTSSLESGGSVTALRGSDSSRTNTAAQEASGAGGAVSATAASGMDVPASLSVLQSRRTAQRRSGSVVNSRLSSSKISAASACRTASPPSLLAKSYSFKSIPTSRSKALAPAEVQSTSKYDLMQSVPEDHTEKRRRPSGPASSPRCQDSRGSVEKRAAANSKGAHTCSSSSMTFNALRSARGDPGCTGGLGSATKERHSSVGRRIDGHGLHVVPAAPSCVNATTPGSSCRATAQEPVEVSSLRRRSTAKSRPPQQPGRRTSTPTARAGIANGTLHSPALTKPLFVRSSPEASASLSVSDARVGGGKKRGLSRFVSPNVPREVRPLPAPERVTLLQEIESLGFLVGTPSAVEVLAPVVAAPVSHTPRHAESKTDAGGGARGRNEGDTRASAIARADHLVRASQPPEMLDNDVQPDGHRGGGNSTSLLTLGETRRQCSGTASSRASAAKRGTAASGETSAFVEGAASSELEDHGRQQNLQRPPHPCGSTGGRPPRTDVNSLSGNTSTHSANATTVGSSRAAPSLIFRSARTASSPLKLATIHPSSFAVQGEGELRELSTSGCHAKTSASTGMSFTAPSNSVDSPPTCRLAPALLRHHHPTTAVGACSVQAYASLGPDPVFGSSAFSAHSPLVAKGSARSPTLSPNPQKRSDADARRVSMESPIVSLSGKRQQRRLSDIPIELSLSEELFADSAACGPRGGRRRHENTTPLSTTPPITMPDDLETVVLMGTPSASRRTDQRPQDEVPCTATWSSARSGTTAMMSSNMPGNSTPFRGLDGDSDGLSAPFEGKGSAAKTEAVDITARTTRHGVAPSLFAAVPKGVPALNEDDVRSVCETPSLPIRGSLEACGAGNSASTSSRKIPGPSLAPPQPLLGGASVLSAQQLHAGGGRRKSRLVL
- a CDS encoding putative major surface protease gp63: MCRTLLGIAVAFALVCCVVGPGAAQGHPERADSEEPRCGFDELEAHTIGTRVSGISRVELPTGELVVAAAATGALQPIRIAVFTDDISNSSQHCTASGQSRPNFRGSRVTCSAAEVLTRAKKRVLLELLIPSAVQLHQERLNVQRVNGNIVVDSSIQKDRVCGQFSIREEHMKTGVKDADFVLYMSAAPTSGSVIAWALKCQNFDNGRPSVGVVNISPKYIAADPKTVRVIAHEVLHALGFSRSVFQERNMLAMASFRSKGPSPVICSEKVVAKAQQHYGCKTQAFMELEDTGDIDDASSHWKRRNAKDELMAGFSGVGIYSALTIAAMEDTGYYQGNYAKAEPMAYGHDAGCKLSSDQCVTNSTSQIPGMFCDAPDAPWSCTSDRLGVGRCILTSHKSNLPTYFQYFSDPRLGGPDPLMDFCPVVEVAEGTMCAATTNALKGSVYGVMSRCVDTPVGFSMDDSAVRQHGICVEVQCDSTKYYIKANGASAFCDCPPGSTYNLSTLSPSFSKGYLVCPSYESVCAIKINASLYEEYSGFLTDHSVAGVLTSVKAVVAVLLVVLFMV